In Cyanobacteria bacterium GSL.Bin1, one genomic interval encodes:
- a CDS encoding coenzyme F420 hydrogenase produces MSYWQHFQQEIIEPGNCTHCGACVGLNPDLLTFQETEKGPLPQTVEPFTSEKIDQSLKLAWAVCSGRGVPYPELYRTFNQEPDNWLIGPYRRLWTGFASQPDIRRRGASGGVISRTLIYLLETGRIDGAVVLKQGSPTPERATPIIATTAEEILAAAQSVYAVTPMLTILPEMAAFDGRLAFVGLPEQVATLRMLQVAGQTAAQKVVFVAGPYTGTNMYLGAVRAFLRSRGVSDRVAIKKLQWRAGEWPGYLQVETAEGQVFRAKKFYYNYLIPFYISRNCQITPDFTNELTDLSVGDAWSPQFEAAGGGHSIIVARTQQAEDLLQEMKDSQVLALEGISLDQALGMHGHMLDFKKRGAFIRLQWQQMQGKPIPEFGYRPAFISPMRQFVEVIISGSFAIGKLPLARWLVTKLPLSFVGPAFNFLRKSWKSLSKPTKRKGLSETEFVVTGEKDRFSEIQNQKLSDPSHPLS; encoded by the coding sequence ATGAGTTATTGGCAGCACTTTCAACAAGAAATCATTGAGCCCGGAAATTGCACCCATTGTGGTGCTTGTGTTGGTCTAAATCCCGATTTACTTACCTTTCAAGAAACGGAAAAGGGTCCTTTACCTCAAACAGTCGAACCTTTTACAAGTGAAAAGATTGATCAAAGTTTGAAGCTTGCATGGGCAGTGTGTTCCGGTCGTGGTGTCCCTTATCCAGAACTTTATCGCACATTCAATCAAGAGCCAGACAATTGGTTAATTGGTCCCTATCGTCGATTATGGACAGGTTTTGCGAGTCAACCGGACATTCGCCGTCGCGGTGCTTCCGGAGGAGTCATTAGTCGGACATTAATTTATTTGTTGGAAACAGGACGGATTGATGGGGCAGTGGTCTTAAAACAAGGTAGTCCAACGCCTGAGCGGGCGACTCCTATTATCGCAACAACTGCAGAAGAAATCCTCGCTGCTGCACAAAGTGTTTATGCGGTCACTCCGATGTTGACGATTCTCCCAGAAATGGCAGCATTTGATGGTCGTTTGGCATTTGTTGGCTTACCGGAACAAGTCGCGACATTACGAATGTTGCAAGTAGCAGGACAGACTGCTGCCCAGAAAGTCGTCTTTGTTGCGGGTCCTTACACTGGAACCAATATGTATTTAGGGGCAGTGCGGGCATTTTTACGATCGCGAGGCGTCAGCGATCGCGTTGCGATCAAAAAGCTACAGTGGCGTGCTGGCGAATGGCCCGGTTATTTGCAGGTGGAAACCGCAGAAGGTCAAGTGTTTCGTGCCAAGAAGTTTTACTATAATTATTTGATTCCGTTTTATATCTCGCGGAACTGTCAGATCACACCTGATTTTACCAACGAATTAACTGATTTATCGGTAGGGGATGCCTGGTCGCCCCAATTTGAAGCAGCCGGCGGCGGACATTCAATTATTGTTGCCCGAACCCAACAAGCAGAAGACTTGTTACAGGAAATGAAAGACTCGCAAGTGTTGGCATTAGAAGGAATCAGCCTTGACCAGGCTTTGGGAATGCACGGTCATATGCTTGACTTTAAAAAACGGGGGGCATTTATTCGCTTGCAGTGGCAACAAATGCAAGGAAAACCAATTCCTGAATTCGGTTATCGACCCGCATTCATCTCTCCGATGCGACAGTTTGTAGAAGTGATCATTAGTGGATCTTTCGCAATTGGAAAATTGCCCCTCGCCCGCTGGTTGGTCACCAAACTTCCCCTCTCATTCGTGGGACCCGCCTTTAATTTCCTGCGTAAAAGTTGGAAATCACTCTCGAAACCGACGAAACGAAAAGGGTTGAGTGAAACTGAGTTTGTCGTGACAGGAGAAAAAGACCGCTTTAGTGAAATTCAAAATCAAAAGCTTAGCGATCCCTCCCACCCCCTTAGCTGA
- a CDS encoding flippase-like domain-containing protein, which translates to MKKLLSVAVSFIILVLLYIKIDFTALLAVFERSHRSWMIIGLGLVIPITMLTAWRLQQLTPKKAKLTVGEGNRLILAASVLNMVLPSKMGDIAKAYFIQKRGSLEGSLAFSLVIFEKTCDLLSLLFWCGFGLFLYPDKGGLFWVMTVVISSGLLLGILLLSSRYFANSCFTFGRRLAPKTVKGKIKNLQTSWGEMHDYFWRDRAQLLLITSTSIFLWFLHLFQIWLFILALKAWTPFLANLALAPLAILAGLLPLTFAGIGTRDAALVFFYNSYLDAPTAAALGLLCTSRYFIPAVAGLPFMGKYLAR; encoded by the coding sequence ATGAAAAAACTGCTCTCGGTTGCTGTTAGTTTCATTATTCTGGTTCTTCTCTACATCAAAATTGATTTTACTGCTTTATTAGCTGTTTTTGAAAGGAGTCATCGCAGTTGGATGATTATCGGGTTAGGTTTGGTAATTCCGATTACAATGTTAACCGCTTGGCGACTGCAACAACTCACTCCTAAAAAAGCAAAACTTACCGTTGGTGAGGGCAATCGGTTGATTCTAGCAGCCAGTGTTTTAAATATGGTTTTACCCTCAAAAATGGGGGATATTGCAAAAGCTTATTTTATCCAAAAGCGCGGATCATTAGAGGGGTCTTTAGCTTTTTCGTTAGTCATATTTGAAAAAACTTGTGATTTATTATCACTTTTGTTTTGGTGTGGCTTTGGTTTGTTCTTATATCCCGATAAGGGAGGCTTGTTTTGGGTAATGACAGTAGTAATTAGCAGCGGTTTACTTTTAGGAATTCTCCTTTTATCCTCCCGGTACTTTGCAAACAGTTGCTTTACTTTTGGACGACGATTAGCACCGAAAACAGTGAAGGGAAAAATAAAAAATTTACAAACTTCATGGGGAGAAATGCACGATTATTTTTGGCGCGATCGCGCCCAGCTTCTTCTGATCACAAGTACATCAATTTTTCTGTGGTTTTTACATCTTTTTCAAATCTGGTTGTTTATTTTGGCACTAAAAGCATGGACCCCATTTTTAGCCAACTTAGCCCTAGCCCCCCTTGCAATTTTAGCGGGATTACTCCCCTTAACCTTTGCCGGCATTGGCACGCGTGATGCTGCTTTAGTCTTTTTCTATAACAGCTACCTTGATGCTCCAACTGCTGCTGCTCTTGGCTTGTTGTGTACTTCTCGTTATTTTATTCCTGCTGTTGCCGGTTTACCCTTTATGGGAAAATATCTGGCTAGATAA
- a CDS encoding NERD domain-containing protein, protein MLLKEKDSIQKDIEQLENIQQLPSLPKEKLFKVKKELKLLKSGNKGEQDSAYFIDFYYKVSPNWVVIHDFRIDCNGYIAQIDHLLINRLLDVYVLETKHYAHGIKVTERGEFLVWFKNKSRFQGKAYCYGCQELQRL, encoded by the coding sequence ATGCTTCTTAAAGAGAAAGATTCTATACAAAAGGATATAGAGCAGTTAGAGAATATCCAACAATTACCAAGTTTACCGAAAGAGAAACTTTTCAAGGTCAAAAAAGAACTGAAGCTTTTAAAGTCTGGTAATAAAGGAGAACAAGATTCAGCATATTTTATTGACTTCTATTACAAAGTTTCACCCAATTGGGTAGTTATTCATGATTTTAGAATAGATTGTAACGGATATATTGCTCAAATCGATCATTTGCTCATTAATCGGCTTCTTGATGTTTATGTTTTAGAAACGAAACATTACGCTCATGGAATTAAAGTAACTGAGCGGGGAGAATTTTTAGTTTGGTTTAAAAATAAAAGCCGTTTTCAAGGTAAAGCTTACTGTTATGGCTGCCAAGAATTACAAAGGCTCTAG
- a CDS encoding 5'-nucleotidase: MAFDLSKTLVVGISATALFDLSAEDALFQKQFATDRENAMSIYRQTMQEKENDPLEPGTGYHLVEALLKLNRFQDPEQPPLVEVVVMSRNSPETGLRVLNNIRSRKLPITRFAFTAGEPVVDYFDAFDVDLFLSTSVQDVQTVIDSRSCAAAVLTSPPVKPEHMTTDQVRIAFDGDAVLFSDSSELVYKTKGLEEFQQVEDLQQDTPLEEGPYAALLVKLSRLQDRLPGMVDFSPIRIALVTARSRPAEMRVIKTLRHWGVYVDEAFFLGGVEKTKVLQAFKPHIYFDDQDVHLEAASKHVPSGKVPYYSSSELSEQREE, from the coding sequence ATGGCTTTTGATTTATCAAAGACATTAGTTGTTGGCATTTCTGCAACGGCATTGTTTGACCTTAGTGCTGAAGATGCACTCTTTCAAAAACAGTTTGCGACAGACCGTGAAAATGCAATGTCAATTTACCGACAAACGATGCAGGAAAAAGAGAATGATCCACTTGAACCCGGAACGGGTTATCATCTGGTAGAGGCATTACTGAAACTGAATCGCTTTCAAGATCCAGAACAGCCCCCCTTAGTCGAAGTTGTGGTGATGTCTCGCAATAGCCCAGAAACGGGATTGCGCGTCCTTAATAATATCCGTAGTAGAAAATTGCCGATCACCCGCTTTGCTTTTACAGCAGGTGAACCAGTTGTAGACTATTTTGATGCCTTCGATGTTGATCTTTTCTTAAGCACAAGTGTCCAAGATGTGCAAACTGTCATTGACTCACGATCTTGTGCTGCTGCCGTTCTGACGTCTCCACCGGTTAAACCGGAGCACATGACAACCGATCAAGTCCGCATCGCGTTTGATGGTGATGCCGTATTGTTCTCAGACAGTAGTGAATTGGTTTATAAAACGAAAGGGCTTGAGGAATTTCAGCAAGTTGAGGATTTGCAACAAGATACACCACTCGAAGAAGGTCCCTATGCCGCTTTATTAGTGAAACTGAGTCGACTTCAAGATAGATTACCAGGTATGGTTGATTTTTCGCCGATTCGGATTGCTTTAGTGACCGCCCGGAGTCGCCCGGCTGAAATGCGAGTGATTAAAACCCTTCGACACTGGGGAGTCTATGTAGATGAAGCTTTCTTTCTAGGGGGGGTGGAAAAAACAAAAGTCTTGCAGGCGTTTAAGCCGCATATCTACTTTGACGATCAAGATGTCCACTTAGAAGCGGCATCGAAGCATGTCCCATCTGGAAAAGTTCCCTATTACTCTTCTTCAGAACTCAGTGAACAAAGAGAGGAATGA
- the yvcK gene encoding uridine diphosphate-N-acetylglucosamine-binding protein YvcK, giving the protein MADGLIRRMRRQLKGKPHRKRNSIDGATRRRNRWFMWLAPGIFIKRWLFISVLGVLLTSVGLAIWANLTPIFYLIELTSGILEAIADIMPSYISGPLAIALGLFLIFWGQTRTVGSITEVLNPDQDKELIDVLTTHRRLVKGPKIVAIGGGTGLSTLLRGIKAYSANITAVVTVADDGGSSGRLRREQGMLPPGDIRNCLAALADEEKLLTELFQYRFNTGEGLSGHSFGNLFLSAMNNITGDLEAAIAASSKVLAVRGRVLPATLADVSLWAEMQDGRIIEGESQISEAGGKILHLGCHPENPPALPAVVTAIEEADLILIGPGSLYTSIIPNLLVPEIRDALLRSQVPRLYICNIMTQPGETDAYTVSNHIQALDQVSQSPLFDAVLAHSRSPSPESLQRYAAENSHPVYVDREEIARLNRRLVLANIMFEDPTRGHVRHDPRRLGKVIMRWYSRTSR; this is encoded by the coding sequence ATGGCAGATGGCTTAATTAGGCGAATGCGCCGTCAGTTAAAAGGTAAACCGCATCGAAAACGGAATAGCATTGATGGTGCAACCCGTCGCCGCAATCGCTGGTTTATGTGGTTAGCACCTGGGATTTTTATCAAACGCTGGTTGTTTATTAGTGTATTGGGAGTGTTATTAACCAGTGTCGGGCTGGCTATTTGGGCAAATTTAACGCCGATTTTTTATCTGATCGAGTTGACCTCTGGTATTCTCGAAGCCATTGCCGATATTATGCCCAGTTATATTTCTGGTCCTCTCGCGATCGCGCTGGGTTTATTTCTCATTTTCTGGGGGCAAACCCGCACGGTTGGTTCGATTACTGAAGTTCTCAACCCGGATCAAGACAAAGAACTGATTGATGTCCTCACCACCCACCGCCGACTCGTCAAAGGTCCCAAAATTGTTGCAATTGGCGGCGGAACGGGTCTTTCCACACTGTTACGGGGGATTAAAGCCTATAGTGCTAATATTACTGCTGTTGTCACCGTTGCTGATGATGGCGGGTCTTCCGGCAGACTCCGTCGGGAACAGGGGATGCTACCTCCTGGAGATATTCGCAACTGTCTCGCTGCCTTAGCAGATGAAGAAAAACTGCTAACCGAGTTATTTCAATATCGATTTAATACGGGAGAAGGCTTAAGCGGACACAGCTTTGGCAATTTGTTTTTGTCTGCGATGAATAATATTACCGGAGATTTAGAAGCCGCGATCGCGGCGAGTTCCAAAGTGCTAGCCGTGCGAGGGCGCGTCTTACCCGCGACTCTCGCGGATGTGAGTTTATGGGCAGAAATGCAAGATGGACGAATCATTGAAGGGGAATCTCAAATTTCCGAGGCAGGGGGAAAAATTCTCCATCTGGGCTGTCATCCAGAAAATCCACCTGCCCTCCCAGCAGTGGTTACTGCAATTGAAGAGGCAGATCTCATTCTCATTGGACCTGGTAGTCTTTACACAAGTATTATTCCTAACTTACTCGTCCCAGAAATTCGGGATGCCCTATTGAGGAGTCAAGTACCTCGTCTCTACATCTGCAATATTATGACGCAACCAGGGGAAACCGATGCTTATACTGTTTCTAACCATATTCAGGCTTTAGATCAAGTTTCACAATCCCCCCTGTTTGATGCAGTTTTAGCCCACAGTCGTTCTCCTAGCCCAGAAAGTTTGCAACGTTACGCTGCCGAAAATTCACATCCCGTCTATGTAGATCGAGAAGAAATTGCCCGCCTTAACCGTCGTTTGGTACTCGCTAATATTATGTTTGAAGACCCCACTCGCGGTCATGTTCGCCACGATCCGCGCCGCTTGGGAAAAGTAATTATGCGTTGGTACAGTCGCACGAGCCGCTGA
- the fetB gene encoding iron export ABC transporter permease subunit FetB, with amino-acid sequence MLIELDTVDLILTLVLIVVALALSRWQQLGLEGQLFLSAGRAFLQLVAVGYILELIFTLETVWGVFGVLLVMITVATTVAQNRISQKLSRLFWLVGGSLLLTTALTLGYIMLFIVQPSTWYDPQYWIPLAGIIIGNAVNGGTIAGERLVNAIESNRGEIETHLCLGASPQRAIALYRRQAIRAGILPNLNQMALVGIVTLPGILTGQLLGGVSPLNAISYQILVLFSLALANLVTASLVTSGIYRQFFTPEAQLRF; translated from the coding sequence ATGCTAATTGAGTTAGACACCGTTGATTTAATTCTGACCCTAGTTCTGATTGTGGTCGCACTTGCTTTATCCCGTTGGCAACAGCTAGGACTAGAAGGACAACTGTTTCTGAGTGCAGGACGCGCATTTTTACAGTTAGTTGCCGTGGGGTATATTCTAGAGTTAATTTTCACTCTGGAAACGGTTTGGGGGGTTTTTGGGGTTTTACTAGTAATGATTACGGTTGCAACGACGGTTGCGCAAAATCGCATTTCTCAAAAACTGTCCCGTTTATTTTGGCTAGTGGGAGGAAGTTTACTGTTAACAACTGCGCTCACGCTGGGATATATCATGCTCTTTATTGTCCAACCGTCAACGTGGTATGACCCGCAATATTGGATACCGCTAGCTGGAATTATTATTGGCAATGCTGTTAATGGCGGAACCATCGCCGGAGAACGGTTAGTCAACGCCATTGAAAGCAATCGGGGAGAAATTGAAACCCATTTATGTTTAGGGGCATCTCCGCAACGCGCGATCGCGCTATATCGCCGTCAAGCGATTCGTGCTGGAATTTTACCCAATCTCAATCAAATGGCATTAGTTGGGATTGTCACTTTACCAGGAATTCTAACCGGTCAACTTTTGGGAGGGGTCAGTCCCTTAAACGCCATCTCTTATCAAATTTTAGTCCTGTTTAGCCTGGCACTGGCTAATCTTGTAACTGCCTCCTTGGTCACCAGCGGCATTTATCGTCAATTTTTTACTCCAGAAGCGCAACTGCGGTTTTGA
- a CDS encoding HD domain-containing protein, producing the protein MKLSPRFSQALTFANDLHVTQKRKGSHTPYISHLLTVCSLVLEYGGDEDCAIAALLHDAIEDQGGAATREKIRLHFGQRVTTLVDACTESDQTPKPPWQERKEAYLAHIPKMSDEVALISAADKIHNARSILRDYQTLGEDIWNRFRAGKKVTLWYYRSSVNAFRQRKLTPIIEELTEVVRQLETIADT; encoded by the coding sequence ATGAAACTTTCTCCTCGCTTTAGTCAAGCCCTGACCTTTGCCAATGATCTTCATGTGACCCAAAAACGCAAAGGGTCTCATACCCCTTATATTTCCCATCTTTTGACGGTATGTAGTTTAGTTCTTGAATATGGGGGAGATGAAGATTGCGCGATCGCGGCACTGCTTCATGATGCGATCGAAGATCAGGGGGGCGCTGCCACCCGAGAAAAAATTCGCTTGCACTTTGGCCAGAGAGTCACCACTCTTGTTGATGCCTGCACAGAGTCTGATCAGACGCCAAAACCCCCTTGGCAAGAACGCAAGGAAGCCTATCTTGCCCATATCCCGAAGATGTCTGATGAAGTTGCCTTGATCTCTGCTGCGGATAAAATTCATAATGCGCGTTCTATCCTCAGAGATTATCAAACCCTTGGCGAAGATATCTGGAATCGCTTTCGCGCTGGGAAAAAGGTTACGCTTTGGTACTATCGCAGTTCAGTGAATGCCTTTCGCCAACGAAAATTGACCCCCATTATTGAGGAATTAACAGAGGTTGTACGTCAATTGGAAACCATTGCGGATACTTAA
- a CDS encoding EcsC family protein yields the protein MIDRMKEISTVTEMTDILYDLIEQSTEKLGESVTPIATHPFTQFATKAPGLSWLMAALGQVDLETVEQEVESLRRTYPQDSIQTLAQRVITDTAWKAAGIGLATNFVPPLALMLLTIDLGAIMALQAEMIYRIAAIYGFSVTEPARRGEVLAIWGLSTGGSGVMKAGLSVVEFIPVVGTVTGSTGNAAMLYGMGQVACSFYEAKQQAIDAVNRSSNA from the coding sequence ATGATAGATAGGATGAAAGAGATTTCAACGGTGACAGAGATGACTGACATTTTATATGACTTGATTGAGCAAAGTACAGAAAAGCTTGGAGAATCTGTCACGCCCATCGCTACCCATCCCTTCACGCAATTTGCGACTAAAGCCCCTGGTTTGAGTTGGCTGATGGCAGCACTGGGACAAGTGGATCTTGAGACGGTAGAGCAGGAAGTTGAGTCTCTACGTCGTACTTATCCACAGGACAGTATTCAGACATTGGCACAGCGAGTGATTACAGATACAGCCTGGAAAGCGGCTGGCATTGGTTTAGCGACTAATTTTGTGCCACCGCTTGCTCTCATGTTGTTAACCATTGACTTGGGAGCAATTATGGCACTACAAGCAGAGATGATTTATCGAATTGCAGCGATCTATGGCTTTTCAGTGACAGAACCTGCCCGACGGGGTGAAGTATTGGCAATCTGGGGTTTATCAACGGGGGGTTCGGGAGTGATGAAAGCGGGACTCAGCGTCGTTGAGTTCATACCGGTTGTTGGTACGGTTACCGGAAGCACCGGTAATGCAGCAATGTTATATGGGATGGGTCAAGTTGCCTGTTCCTTTTATGAAGCGAAACAGCAAGCAATAGATGCAGTCAACCGTTCAAGTAACGCTTGA